A genomic segment from bacterium encodes:
- a CDS encoding 3D domain-containing protein, with protein MRKWAVGLLLLVSTCFLPRAQTTSGVVRTGVQPPDFLLSGRQDSVGTPQARYLGRFKITYYWAVDEAEYPTSRSSAIYLADGQLLGRFSSAFVKAFREEAAACLKDGRRISYLKQANRAQVVDEYLGCSGHRLTELRSIAVDPRIIPLGSIVYIPQAENVSIDGQVLGGVFYAHDVGTAVRGKHIDIFVGRKQNMDAFTSAGMGSSSGVDVYILE; from the coding sequence ATGAGAAAATGGGCTGTAGGCCTGTTGCTGCTGGTGTCTACCTGTTTCCTGCCCAGGGCGCAGACCACAAGCGGCGTCGTTCGGACCGGCGTACAGCCGCCTGATTTTCTGCTTTCGGGTCGACAGGACAGCGTTGGGACGCCGCAGGCCCGCTACCTGGGGCGCTTCAAGATCACCTACTACTGGGCGGTTGATGAAGCCGAGTACCCTACCAGCAGATCTTCAGCAATCTACCTTGCCGACGGCCAACTTCTCGGCCGATTCTCCTCAGCCTTCGTGAAGGCCTTCCGCGAGGAGGCGGCAGCCTGTCTCAAGGACGGGCGTCGTATCAGCTACCTCAAGCAGGCGAATCGAGCCCAGGTAGTGGATGAGTATCTTGGTTGCAGCGGGCACAGACTCACGGAGCTCAGATCCATCGCGGTCGACCCCCGTATCATACCCTTGGGATCGATCGTGTACATCCCTCAGGCAGAGAATGTCTCAATTGACGGTCAGGTCTTGGGCGGCGTTTTCTACGCCCACGACGTGGGAACTGCCGTGAGAGGCAAGCACATCGACATATTCGTGGGACGGAAGCAGAACATGGACGCCTTTACATCAGCGGGGATGGGTAGTTCGAGTGGCGTCGATGTCTACATCCTGGAATAG
- a CDS encoding polysaccharide deacetylase family protein: protein MFPLILLLLPAQLMRPDIAVPPGLDTFDLSDHTVVLSVDDGYHSVYENVYPLLKRYHMTMTLALITGCITEGKPSYSPSDRFLNEREIREMLDSCDIEIASHTVTHAWLTRISTTSAWWEITESKRHLESMFGRPVITFVYPYGDMNGRIRDLVRRAGYKLAREVGAGTPNLWVEPYRIPEVELRIDARLPAIMTHIRRNKTTVILLHRIVQKPRVFTEWPVTDFAALLDWIHERRVRVVTLEELYREWWRDKLKRTLLGVTTKSDSGRLFQDVDIDATRTTHPR, encoded by the coding sequence GTGTTCCCTTTAATATTGTTGCTGCTGCCGGCACAGCTGATGCGACCGGACATTGCGGTCCCGCCGGGGCTCGATACCTTTGACCTCTCGGACCACACCGTAGTCCTGTCGGTAGACGACGGCTACCATTCTGTCTACGAGAACGTGTATCCCTTGCTCAAGCGGTATCACATGACGATGACGCTGGCACTCATCACCGGCTGCATCACCGAGGGTAAGCCGTCCTACAGCCCTTCCGACCGATTCCTCAATGAGCGCGAGATTCGGGAGATGCTGGACTCCTGCGACATCGAAATAGCCAGCCATACTGTTACTCATGCCTGGCTGACTCGGATCAGCACTACGTCGGCATGGTGGGAGATAACCGAATCGAAGCGACATCTCGAGTCCATGTTCGGCAGACCGGTGATAACCTTTGTCTACCCCTACGGCGACATGAACGGCAGGATCCGCGACTTGGTCCGCCGCGCCGGCTACAAACTGGCCCGTGAAGTCGGAGCGGGAACACCGAACCTCTGGGTAGAACCCTATCGAATTCCGGAAGTCGAACTCAGGATCGACGCCCGGCTGCCCGCTATCATGACCCACATCCGGCGAAACAAGACAACCGTCATCCTGCTGCACCGGATTGTCCAGAAGCCCCGCGTCTTCACAGAATGGCCGGTCACCGACTTTGCTGCCCTTCTGGACTGGATACACGAACGTCGGGTTCGCGTCGTTACGCTCGAGGAACTCTACCGCGAGTGGTGGCGGGACAAACTTAAGCGGACACTTCTGGGGGTTACTACGAAGTCGGACTCTGGCCGGCTATTCCAGGATGTAGACATCGACGCCACTCGAACTACCCATCCCCGCTGA